One Vulcanisaeta thermophila genomic region harbors:
- the hutI gene encoding imidazolonepropionase: MPKASLLIGPIGQLVTAKDTPWRAGDEVVIMENAGIAINGDEVVDVGPWGEVSSKYWSDCVINAEDLLVTPGLVDPHTHALFAGSREDELEMKLQGLTYDEILRRGGGIYRTINDTVKASNEELTKLLMGRLRTALSHGTTTMEVKSGYGLLPREELRLLRVINEVSRNSQVDVVPTYLVHVPPREGDRGEYLRGVVGSLRDAVGLARFVDVFCDAGAFTVEESREVFREASRLGFGLRIHADEISYIGCSDLVVEFNFSSMDHLLNIPERNVNLMASRNVVATLLPITIMSLTTSKRPPVKLMRELRVPMAIGTDFSPNSWSLNMQYAIELATYILGMTPLESLMAATANSAYSLRLSDRGLIRRGSRADVVVWGVRNYRWLTYELGINKAGIVIKGGNIVSIPNGDLRDRIICKRTLS; the protein is encoded by the coding sequence ATGCCAAAGGCCTCCCTACTAATTGGGCCCATTGGTCAGTTGGTCACAGCCAAGGACACACCCTGGAGGGCTGGGGATGAGGTCGTGATCATGGAGAACGCGGGCATCGCCATTAACGGCGATGAGGTTGTTGATGTGGGGCCCTGGGGCGAGGTGAGCAGTAAGTACTGGAGTGATTGTGTGATCAATGCTGAGGACCTACTGGTAACACCTGGGTTAGTGGACCCACACACCCACGCGTTGTTCGCGGGTTCTAGGGAGGATGAACTTGAGATGAAACTTCAGGGACTCACTTACGATGAGATACTGAGGAGGGGTGGCGGTATTTACAGAACCATTAATGACACCGTGAAAGCCAGTAACGAGGAATTAACCAAGCTGCTAATGGGTAGGCTACGCACCGCGTTATCCCACGGTACAACCACCATGGAGGTTAAGAGTGGCTACGGGCTCCTCCCAAGGGAGGAGTTGAGGCTCCTTAGGGTGATTAATGAGGTGTCCAGGAACTCACAGGTGGATGTGGTTCCCACGTACCTAGTCCACGTACCCCCCAGGGAGGGTGATAGGGGTGAGTACTTGAGGGGTGTGGTGGGGTCCCTGCGTGATGCCGTGGGCCTTGCCAGGTTTGTGGATGTGTTTTGTGATGCTGGTGCGTTCACTGTTGAGGAGAGTAGGGAGGTGTTTAGGGAGGCCTCTAGGTTGGGTTTTGGGCTTAGGATACATGCTGATGAAATCTCCTACATTGGGTGCAGTGATTTGGTTGTTGAGTTCAATTTCTCATCAATGGACCACCTACTGAACATACCCGAGAGGAACGTAAACCTAATGGCCAGTAGGAACGTTGTGGCCACACTACTGCCAATAACCATAATGTCCCTAACAACCAGCAAGAGACCACCTGTTAAGTTAATGAGGGAGTTGAGGGTACCCATGGCCATAGGCACGGACTTCAGCCCCAACTCCTGGTCCCTAAATATGCAGTACGCCATTGAATTGGCCACGTACATCCTAGGAATGACACCCCTGGAATCCCTCATGGCAGCCACGGCAAACTCCGCGTATAGCCTAAGGCTTAGTGATAGGGGATTGATTAGGCGTGGCTCACGTGCTGACGTGGTCGTGTGGGGTGTGCGTAATTATAGGTGGTTAACCTACGAGTTGGGCATAAACAAGGCTGGTATTGTCATTAAGGGCGGTAATATAGTAAGCATACCCAATGGGGACCTCAGGGACAGGATTATATGCAAAAGAACTTTAAGTTAA
- a CDS encoding glycosyl hydrolase family 4, with translation MNALNYLLMAAVSFMVSLITVYLVSRIRSPSLLGLDVHKPYRVYVPRIGGVSVITSMVTVAVLSYLFNDLRLFALSLVTVTVGLIGLIDDLRGLPVGVRVFIPLIPALIIPFITHYYVYILLIGHVHNFFVVAALSMLAVTVMANAVNMLDVVNGVVPSSTLIIIVISGLVSYLAGFTFALPATLVIVASLLPLLAFNWYPARVFNGNSGSYAIGALIGAFMVLYNAGTQGVIASLPYIINGFIIVISARGFKPKETLLRPTIVNDGIIHANRARGSPYTLVKLLVMRRPKTEREVIRDLLLMFVASGVAAFLISLPAIY, from the coding sequence ATGAACGCATTGAATTACCTACTAATGGCGGCGGTTTCGTTCATGGTCTCATTAATAACCGTATATTTAGTCTCCAGGATAAGAAGCCCGAGTTTACTGGGCCTTGATGTCCACAAGCCCTACAGGGTCTACGTGCCCAGGATTGGCGGTGTCTCCGTAATAACGTCCATGGTAACCGTGGCCGTGCTGTCCTACCTATTCAATGACCTAAGGTTATTCGCCCTGAGCTTGGTCACCGTTACCGTGGGCCTAATAGGGCTCATTGATGACTTGAGGGGGTTGCCCGTGGGTGTTAGGGTTTTCATACCCCTAATCCCAGCCTTGATAATACCCTTCATAACCCACTACTACGTATACATACTACTCATAGGCCACGTCCACAACTTCTTCGTGGTTGCAGCCCTCTCCATGCTTGCCGTCACCGTCATGGCTAACGCTGTTAACATGCTGGATGTGGTTAATGGTGTGGTCCCATCATCAACCCTAATAATCATAGTGATCAGCGGGTTGGTCTCGTACCTTGCAGGCTTCACATTCGCCCTACCAGCCACCCTGGTGATAGTGGCCTCGTTACTACCCCTGCTGGCCTTCAATTGGTACCCTGCCAGAGTCTTTAACGGTAACTCGGGTAGTTACGCCATTGGCGCATTAATAGGCGCGTTCATGGTCCTATACAACGCTGGTACCCAGGGTGTCATTGCGTCATTACCATACATAATCAATGGATTCATAATAGTGATTAGTGCCAGGGGCTTTAAACCCAAGGAGACCCTGTTGAGACCGACCATAGTCAATGACGGCATAATACACGCGAATAGGGCCAGGGGTTCCCCATACACACTCGTTAAGTTGTTGGTCATGAGGAGGCCCAAGACTGAGAGGGAGGTCATTAGGGATTTACTCTTAATGTTCGTAGCCAGCGGTGTGGCGGCTTTCTTGATATCACTACCAGCAATTTATTGA
- a CDS encoding NAD-dependent epimerase/dehydratase family protein encodes MKILVTGSSGFLGRNIVECLRGRGHDVHGLDITKAETTDYIIDIKDRERVLSLASEGFDAIVHLAAYPNPRSFSSAGALSGLDVNVVGTINMLELAKRVNARFLLYSTSNIYGKPRKLPVTEDDPPRPFEGYGWSKVAAEAAVMSYHVTHGLPVTIFRLWKPYGPYDNGVVGIFITRALKGEDLVVNNGGVDTTDFLYTEDLCDATLAALTSERAVGEAFNIGLGVETSILDLAKLIVRLTGSSSNIRVQPQTTEAFRSYPDVSKAFRLLGFKPKYDLESGLRRTIDWFRRNL; translated from the coding sequence ATGAAGATACTGGTCACTGGTTCATCGGGATTCCTGGGCAGGAACATAGTTGAGTGCCTTAGGGGTAGGGGCCACGATGTGCACGGCCTCGATATAACCAAGGCGGAGACCACGGACTACATAATAGATATTAAGGATAGAGAGAGGGTACTGAGCCTTGCGAGTGAGGGCTTTGATGCAATAGTGCACCTGGCAGCGTATCCAAACCCCAGGTCGTTTAGTAGTGCAGGTGCGTTGAGTGGTCTCGATGTGAATGTGGTGGGTACCATAAACATGCTTGAACTGGCCAAGAGGGTTAATGCCAGGTTCCTCCTCTACTCAACATCCAATATTTACGGGAAACCAAGGAAATTACCAGTGACTGAGGATGACCCACCAAGGCCCTTTGAGGGTTATGGGTGGAGTAAGGTGGCTGCCGAGGCCGCCGTGATGTCGTACCACGTAACCCATGGATTGCCTGTCACCATATTCAGGCTTTGGAAGCCCTATGGGCCCTATGACAATGGTGTTGTGGGTATATTCATAACCAGGGCGTTGAAGGGTGAGGACCTTGTGGTTAATAATGGCGGTGTGGACACCACGGACTTCCTATACACCGAGGACCTCTGCGATGCCACATTAGCGGCACTCACCAGTGAGAGGGCCGTGGGTGAGGCATTCAATATTGGGCTTGGCGTGGAAACATCAATACTGGACCTGGCGAAGTTGATTGTGAGGCTCACGGGCTCGAGCTCAAACATAAGGGTTCAACCGCAAACCACCGAGGCCTTTAGGAGCTACCCAGACGTAAGCAAGGCGTTTAGGTTATTGGGCTTTAAACCAAAGTATGACCTGGAGAGTGGGTTGAGGAGGACCATTGATTGGTTTAGGCGAAATCTATGA
- a CDS encoding DUF354 domain-containing protein — protein sequence MVKVWFDALTAKQARIAAVLTIEGARRGLDFIITCRKYDYVDEVLDMYGLRYQCLGQHGESTREKLVRGLERQLALIDVVGDFDVHVSLTSPDAFRVAFGLNKPIVALTDTVHSYFVNKLTLPLADVVIAPSAIPVSEWGRYVPVTEIDKIRTFDGVFELMWIRRFKPSGESIRKLNLEPRGFVVIRFEESRASYYNYTEKTRLLIDMVKLSLDRGLTAVVFPRYPWQERALNDELGLYIKIGRVVIPRGLRLDGLDLAWHARLVVTGGSTMAHEAALLGTPSISYFPQHYYLDDYLVSRGLPLYRCVDADCLDTMRMLLSKPDVDGDVKGIVNSMEDPTQLIINEIMNVAARGRN from the coding sequence ATGGTCAAGGTATGGTTCGATGCCTTAACCGCTAAGCAGGCTAGGATTGCGGCTGTGCTGACGATTGAGGGGGCCAGGAGGGGCCTTGACTTCATAATAACGTGTAGGAAGTATGACTATGTTGATGAGGTCCTTGACATGTACGGGTTGAGGTACCAATGCCTGGGTCAGCATGGGGAGAGCACCAGGGAGAAGTTGGTTAGGGGTTTGGAGAGGCAATTGGCTCTTATTGATGTAGTGGGTGACTTTGATGTGCACGTATCCCTAACATCACCCGATGCCTTTAGGGTGGCCTTTGGCCTTAATAAGCCCATAGTCGCATTGACGGATACGGTTCACTCATACTTCGTTAATAAACTAACGCTTCCCCTGGCTGACGTTGTGATTGCGCCATCAGCCATACCAGTTAGTGAGTGGGGTAGGTACGTGCCCGTTACGGAGATTGATAAGATAAGGACCTTCGATGGCGTATTCGAGTTAATGTGGATTAGGAGGTTCAAACCCAGTGGTGAGTCCATTAGGAAGCTTAACCTGGAGCCCCGTGGGTTCGTTGTGATTAGGTTTGAGGAGTCAAGGGCCTCTTACTACAACTATACCGAGAAAACCAGGTTGCTCATTGACATGGTTAAGCTATCGCTGGATCGGGGATTAACAGCGGTGGTCTTCCCAAGGTACCCATGGCAGGAGAGAGCCCTAAATGATGAACTGGGCCTGTACATTAAGATTGGTAGGGTTGTGATACCCAGGGGGCTAAGGCTAGATGGCTTAGACCTAGCATGGCACGCAAGGCTCGTGGTGACCGGGGGCTCCACAATGGCCCATGAGGCTGCGCTGCTCGGCACACCATCCATAAGTTACTTCCCACAGCATTACTACCTCGATGATTACCTAGTGAGTAGGGGATTACCACTCTATAGGTGTGTGGATGCGGACTGCCTTGACACAATGAGGATGTTGCTCAGTAAACCCGATGTTGATGGGGATGTTAAAGGTATTGTGAACTCCATGGAGGACCCCACACAATTGATAATTAATGAGATTATGAACGTGGCGGCGAGGGGGCGTAATTAA
- a CDS encoding MBL fold metallo-hydrolase, with protein MEIVPIAEESLGVRSMAIFVKTKDLGILLDPGISLSPRRFGLPPHPRELERVRALRRVLERYAESATHVLISHYHRDHFTVPYASIYMGTTGDSYRLIYGGKQLLMKSPSDINWSQKRRYYGLLKAVEGIVRGIVYVDGNKLSIGDTELLVSPSLPHGLQGSRTGRVIAVTISEGSYRFTFMPDVEGPVSQEAMDYLLQVRPQFLVVGGPPLYLNRGEFNEDYMRLAMKNLVSLIRAGFLERLVIAHHALRELNWRERMREVFMTAREAHVEVTTYAGLLNREDELLEARRRELYSAEPPPRDYLEQFRSVRDEGED; from the coding sequence GTGGAGATAGTACCCATTGCTGAGGAGAGCCTTGGGGTTAGGTCCATGGCCATCTTCGTGAAGACCAAGGACTTGGGAATACTCCTCGACCCAGGAATAAGCCTATCACCTAGACGTTTCGGTTTACCACCACACCCAAGGGAGTTGGAGAGGGTTAGGGCATTGAGGAGGGTCCTGGAGAGGTACGCTGAGTCCGCAACCCACGTTCTCATAAGTCATTACCACCGTGACCACTTCACGGTACCCTACGCCAGCATTTACATGGGAACCACAGGGGATAGTTACAGGTTGATTTATGGAGGGAAGCAACTACTCATGAAGTCACCCAGTGATATTAACTGGAGCCAGAAACGTAGGTACTATGGTTTATTAAAGGCCGTGGAGGGTATAGTAAGGGGTATAGTGTATGTTGACGGTAATAAACTGAGTATTGGAGACACGGAATTGCTTGTGTCCCCCTCATTACCTCATGGACTTCAGGGGTCCAGGACTGGCAGGGTCATTGCTGTCACGATATCGGAGGGTAGTTACAGGTTCACTTTCATGCCCGATGTGGAGGGGCCTGTCTCGCAGGAGGCCATGGATTACCTACTCCAGGTGAGGCCACAATTCCTGGTGGTTGGTGGGCCACCACTCTACCTGAACCGTGGTGAGTTTAATGAGGATTACATGAGGCTTGCCATGAAGAACCTGGTGAGCCTCATTAGGGCGGGCTTCCTGGAGAGGCTAGTCATTGCGCACCACGCGCTTAGGGAGTTGAATTGGAGGGAGAGGATGCGGGAGGTCTTTATGACGGCTAGGGAGGCCCATGTCGAGGTAACCACGTACGCCGGCCTCCTTAACCGTGAGGATGAGCTCCTAGAGGCCAGGAGGAGGGAGCTCTACAGCGCCGAACCACCACCCAGGGATTACCTGGAGCAATTCAGGTCGGTAAGGGATGAGGGTGAGGATTAA
- a CDS encoding 50S ribosomal protein L37e, whose product MVKGTPSFGKMSKGWTHIRCPRCGRHAYNPTKGYCAACGWGRSKRIRRYSWQTKHPLTRARLR is encoded by the coding sequence ATGGTTAAGGGAACGCCGTCATTCGGAAAGATGAGTAAGGGCTGGACCCACATTAGATGCCCACGCTGTGGTAGGCACGCCTACAACCCCACAAAGGGCTACTGCGCCGCCTGTGGTTGGGGACGTAGTAAGAGGATTAGGCGTTACTCGTGGCAAACCAAGCACCCATTAACAAGGGCCAGGCTGCGTTAA
- a CDS encoding LSM domain-containing protein, translating to MAPRCMEIVNEELRKNLNKVILVKLRNGVEIRGVLVGFDQHLNLLLTNTEEVNPRSNIKGGLMLIRGDTILFISPIA from the coding sequence ATGGCGCCCAGGTGCATGGAGATCGTGAATGAAGAACTACGTAAGAACCTCAACAAGGTGATACTGGTGAAGCTCAGGAATGGCGTTGAGATAAGGGGTGTATTGGTTGGCTTTGACCAACACTTAAACCTACTCCTAACGAACACCGAGGAGGTGAACCCAAGGAGTAACATAAAGGGTGGTTTGATGCTCATTAGGGGCGACACAATACTATTCATAAGCCCTATTGCTTAA
- a CDS encoding alpha-mannosidase yields MSSVFTRDLGGVRTKLFYLEAASLMGVEGVSLDNCGGVLCGSVDVKGFGEPWLFVDVVGEGTLGVDGLQYAVFSYGEGGESRWVRVSPGRHSITLSLSSVRMFGERRVEYRGTYLVYREPLTFNFVLKAKLLLDVAEAFEDLRRDYLEILNRALDRFFLDSVAAWQLRFAVKAHLVSPPWFVRSLFDYYDEKELTHLVNPDFKKLSEEAREALEVLERGIEELRVRRGPRGLVHVAGHAHIDLGWLWGVDVTKQKVRRTLINVMSLMSEYPELVFLISNVAYLKWVRDEDPQLFSKVRDLVRSGRIIPVCGCWVEFDANLPGGESLVRQFLYGQRFLLREFGRTAEVGWLPDTFGFPATLPQILRKSGIRVFFEHKLYWNTVNRFPYSVFLWEGVDGTVIPTVNYATYGADLTPTQIARAWNDHTSPELPAFLPFGKGDGGGGPTWLMLERYRVYRDLPGLPRLVMGGLGDLINRLTNDDSLPRWRGELYLEIHRGVYSNGVKLKQLVRRLETRLRELEELSVVFNVRRSYEDYWHTLLEAEYHDPMGATSTSNVYNEVVRGLEEALGRVEGELMNLLRDSLGSGDYVTIVNTLPWPRVGFVELKTTLEGLPAQKLDGKYLVRVMTNPLGYVSFKPGKPSVELNDEVTVEGNSLENSMLRVTVDNGVLRVFDKEAQRWAVRRGYIVACEDMPSRWDGWDIEGWYRRVCRELSFEGVEVLERGPLRGCLGVNYSFRRSRVRQVICLYAGDRIIEVRNEVDWRERLVLLKAFYELGIFGHSASFEAPYGVVERPTRPSNSWEVAKFEVPSVKWVDVYDPDYGVAIFNDGRQGYSVEESTVGITLLRSPIYPNPFLDYGHLEFTYALYPHPGDWRRAEVPRRAYEFNQPLIAIEGTAGGAKTFISIDNPAVMLEALKWGEDGGIIMRVWESYGVNACTRVDNWLGVREAEEVDLLELNGQGRLSLDRLCLRPFEIKTILIKQ; encoded by the coding sequence ATGTCCTCTGTGTTTACTAGGGATTTGGGTGGTGTTAGGACTAAGTTGTTTTACCTCGAGGCTGCCTCCCTAATGGGTGTTGAGGGTGTTTCCCTGGATAATTGCGGTGGCGTCCTCTGTGGTTCTGTGGATGTTAAGGGTTTTGGTGAGCCCTGGCTTTTTGTGGATGTGGTGGGTGAGGGTACCCTTGGGGTTGATGGTCTTCAGTACGCGGTTTTTAGTTACGGTGAGGGGGGCGAGAGTAGGTGGGTTAGGGTCTCCCCGGGTAGGCATTCCATAACGCTCTCCCTATCATCAGTGAGGATGTTTGGTGAGCGTAGGGTTGAGTATAGGGGTACGTACCTGGTCTATAGGGAGCCCCTCACATTCAATTTCGTGTTGAAGGCCAAGCTACTCCTTGACGTTGCCGAGGCCTTTGAGGACCTCAGGCGTGACTACCTGGAGATCCTAAACAGGGCATTGGATAGGTTCTTCCTGGACTCCGTGGCCGCTTGGCAGTTGAGGTTCGCCGTTAAGGCCCACCTGGTTAGTCCCCCTTGGTTCGTGAGGTCCCTCTTTGATTACTACGATGAGAAGGAGCTAACGCACCTCGTAAACCCTGACTTTAAGAAGTTGAGTGAGGAGGCCAGGGAAGCCCTGGAGGTTTTGGAGAGGGGTATTGAGGAGCTCAGGGTTAGGAGGGGGCCCAGGGGCCTGGTTCACGTGGCTGGGCACGCCCACATAGACCTTGGGTGGCTCTGGGGTGTGGATGTGACCAAGCAGAAGGTTAGGAGGACCTTGATCAACGTGATGTCCCTGATGAGTGAGTACCCGGAGCTCGTGTTCCTAATCTCCAACGTGGCGTACCTGAAGTGGGTTAGGGATGAGGACCCCCAATTATTCAGTAAGGTTAGGGATTTGGTGAGGAGTGGTCGTATCATCCCCGTTTGTGGTTGTTGGGTTGAGTTTGATGCTAATTTGCCGGGTGGTGAGTCCCTGGTTAGGCAGTTCCTCTACGGTCAGAGGTTCCTCCTGAGGGAGTTCGGTAGGACAGCGGAGGTGGGTTGGCTCCCAGACACCTTCGGATTCCCAGCAACGTTACCGCAAATACTGAGGAAGTCAGGTATAAGGGTCTTCTTTGAGCATAAGCTTTACTGGAACACCGTTAATAGGTTCCCGTACTCGGTATTCCTGTGGGAGGGTGTTGATGGTACGGTGATACCCACGGTTAACTACGCCACTTACGGCGCCGACCTAACGCCCACGCAGATAGCCAGGGCCTGGAATGACCACACAAGCCCGGAGCTACCGGCTTTCCTACCCTTTGGTAAGGGTGACGGTGGTGGTGGGCCCACATGGCTCATGCTGGAGAGGTACAGGGTGTATAGGGACCTGCCAGGGCTCCCTAGGTTGGTGATGGGTGGGTTGGGTGACCTCATTAATAGGCTAACTAACGATGACTCGCTGCCCAGGTGGCGTGGGGAGCTTTACCTGGAGATTCACAGGGGTGTTTATAGTAATGGTGTTAAGCTTAAGCAGTTGGTGAGGAGACTGGAGACCAGGTTGAGGGAGTTGGAGGAGTTGAGTGTGGTGTTTAATGTTAGGAGGAGTTACGAGGATTACTGGCACACACTCCTCGAGGCTGAGTATCACGACCCAATGGGCGCCACCTCAACGAGTAATGTGTATAATGAGGTGGTGAGGGGGCTTGAGGAGGCCCTGGGCAGGGTTGAGGGGGAGCTCATGAACCTCCTAAGGGACTCCCTGGGCTCCGGTGATTACGTGACCATTGTTAACACACTACCCTGGCCCAGGGTTGGTTTTGTGGAGCTGAAAACAACGCTGGAGGGCTTACCGGCCCAGAAGCTTGATGGTAAGTACCTGGTTAGGGTCATGACCAACCCACTGGGTTACGTATCCTTTAAGCCGGGCAAGCCCTCGGTTGAGTTGAATGATGAGGTCACGGTTGAGGGTAACTCGCTGGAGAATTCCATGCTGAGGGTCACGGTTGATAATGGGGTACTCAGGGTCTTCGATAAGGAGGCCCAGAGGTGGGCCGTTAGGAGGGGTTACATAGTGGCTTGCGAGGACATGCCCAGTAGGTGGGATGGATGGGACATAGAGGGTTGGTACAGGCGTGTATGCCGTGAGTTGTCCTTCGAGGGTGTTGAGGTGCTGGAGAGAGGGCCCCTGAGGGGTTGTTTGGGGGTTAATTACTCCTTCAGGAGGTCTAGGGTTAGGCAGGTTATTTGCCTATACGCGGGTGATAGGATTATTGAGGTTAGGAATGAGGTTGATTGGAGGGAGAGGCTTGTCCTCCTCAAGGCATTCTATGAATTGGGGATTTTCGGGCACTCGGCATCATTCGAGGCTCCATACGGCGTTGTTGAGAGGCCCACGAGGCCCAGTAACTCGTGGGAGGTGGCTAAGTTCGAGGTGCCCAGTGTTAAGTGGGTTGATGTTTACGACCCTGATTACGGGGTTGCCATTTTCAATGATGGTAGGCAGGGATACTCGGTGGAGGAGAGCACCGTGGGCATAACACTGCTCAGGTCACCCATTTACCCCAACCCATTCCTTGACTATGGGCATTTGGAGTTCACGTACGCGTTGTACCCACACCCTGGTGATTGGAGGAGGGCTGAGGTTCCCAGGAGGGCTTATGAGTTCAATCAACCCCTCATTGCGATTGAGGGGACCGCTGGAGGGGCGAAGACCTTCATCTCCATTGATAACCCGGCGGTCATGCTCGAGGCGCTCAAGTGGGGTGAGGATGGTGGTATCATCATGAGGGTTTGGGAGAGCTACGGGGTCAATGCATGCACTAGGGTTGATAATTGGTTGGGCGTTAGGGAGGCTGAGGAGGTGGACCTCCTGGAGCTCAATGGGCAGGGTAGGCTTAGCCTGGACAGGCTGTGCCTGCGTCCCTTCGAGATTAAGACCATCCTAATTAAGCAATAG
- the purB gene encoding adenylosuccinate lyase: protein MLSPLDDRYAGELGGFRELFSEAGFIMARARVELRYLEFLIDFLSSRGFVRPLGDGERARLRSLVITEGDVGRVRELEGVLGHDVKAIEYMLREKLRSVGLGEYSHLVHLGLTSEDVNNLALNLMVKEAVGNYLMPSALDLLNSLLDLALRYAGTPMLGRTHGQPATPTTFGKEMAYHAHRLCHWLAEITSVRLQGKVTGATGSMASFRVIDGDADWLNALRGFIEGLGLEPVLISTQILAPDPLTRLLTDIALMAMALVNLAQDLWIYNMLGYIHIRGRPVGSSTMPHKVNPVDLENAEGNLKLGSSILLEISRHLQVSRLQRDLSDSTIKRNIGLGMGHVLLAIKRLNQVVKSMEVDPEAMEKDLLNHWEVLSEAVQVRLRALGMEDAYEKTLTIFRGGRMTEKEYREALKALGINDPVLTELKPTTYTGYAKEITLQVINQCKKTLKPKTNNEYTSTEAAVV, encoded by the coding sequence ATGCTTAGTCCTCTTGATGATAGGTATGCGGGTGAGCTTGGTGGATTTAGGGAGTTGTTTTCTGAGGCTGGCTTCATAATGGCTAGGGCTCGTGTGGAGCTTAGGTATTTGGAGTTTTTGATTGATTTCCTGAGTTCCAGGGGTTTTGTGAGGCCTTTGGGTGATGGTGAGAGGGCTAGGCTTAGGTCGTTGGTGATTACTGAGGGTGATGTGGGGAGGGTTAGGGAGCTTGAGGGTGTTCTTGGTCATGATGTTAAGGCCATTGAGTACATGCTTAGGGAGAAGCTTAGGTCCGTGGGTCTCGGTGAGTATTCACACCTGGTTCACCTGGGGCTTACCAGTGAGGATGTTAATAACCTGGCCCTGAACCTGATGGTTAAGGAGGCCGTGGGCAACTACCTAATGCCCAGCGCCCTTGACCTACTGAACTCCCTACTGGACCTGGCCCTTAGGTACGCCGGGACCCCCATGCTGGGTAGGACGCATGGTCAGCCAGCCACACCCACCACCTTCGGGAAGGAAATGGCCTACCACGCCCACAGGCTCTGCCACTGGCTTGCGGAGATAACCAGCGTTAGGCTTCAGGGCAAGGTTACTGGTGCCACGGGCTCCATGGCCAGCTTCAGGGTTATTGATGGGGACGCCGACTGGTTAAACGCCCTCAGGGGGTTTATTGAGGGGCTTGGTCTGGAGCCCGTGCTAATAAGCACCCAGATACTGGCCCCAGACCCATTGACTAGGCTTCTCACGGACATAGCCCTCATGGCCATGGCCCTCGTGAACCTGGCCCAGGACCTCTGGATCTACAACATGCTGGGCTACATACACATCAGGGGTAGGCCCGTGGGGTCCTCAACCATGCCCCACAAGGTGAACCCAGTGGATCTCGAGAATGCAGAGGGCAACCTCAAACTGGGCTCCTCAATACTCCTAGAAATAAGCAGGCACCTGCAGGTGAGTAGGTTGCAGAGGGACCTCAGTGACTCCACGATCAAGAGGAACATCGGGCTTGGCATGGGCCACGTACTCCTAGCCATAAAGAGACTAAACCAGGTGGTTAAGAGCATGGAGGTGGACCCCGAGGCCATGGAGAAGGACCTACTAAACCACTGGGAGGTACTAAGCGAGGCCGTGCAGGTAAGACTAAGGGCCCTGGGCATGGAGGACGCTTACGAAAAAACCCTAACCATATTCAGGGGAGGCAGGATGACGGAGAAGGAGTACAGGGAAGCCCTAAAGGCACTGGGCATAAACGACCCAGTACTAACGGAACTAAAACCAACCACATACACAGGGTACGCCAAGGAAATAACACTACAGGTAATAAACCAATGCAAGAAAACCTTAAAACCCAAAACAAATAATGAGTACACGAGCACGGAAGCGGCGGTGGTCTAG
- a CDS encoding chromatin protein Cren7, with product MVTLEDLARREYEVEGRKLKPTKVWKVQPKGRKGFVMALFKTPEGKTVRKVIAKVDEQGNIIV from the coding sequence ATGGTGACGCTTGAGGATCTGGCTAGGAGGGAGTATGAGGTTGAGGGTAGGAAGTTGAAGCCTACGAAGGTTTGGAAGGTGCAGCCTAAGGGTAGGAAGGGCTTCGTAATGGCACTCTTCAAGACACCCGAAGGCAAGACAGTAAGAAAAGTAATAGCAAAAGTAGACGAACAAGGAAACATAATAGTGTAA